Part of the Vagococcus jeotgali genome, ATCCACCCGACCTGCTAGTAAAGGCGTTACTTTCTCACCACCCATAAGCCCAGCACCTAAAATAATGATGTAATCAACCTCTCTTTTAATTGGAAAGTGATTGAATAGGAAGGATGTTACCGTATATAGTAAAAATACCCCAAAAACATAAAAAAAACAAAATGAGATAAACATAGTCAATTGTGACAAATAGGGATTTTTCGGAAATCTCGATAAAATAAATGTTATGATTTCAACTAATAGAACACTTACTCCTAGTAAAAATGGTAATAGGTTACTAAATGACTTACCTTCCCTACTGATTAGTACTTTTTCATTCCAAAAAAGACCAATAACACTAGCAGTAACACCAAATATACTTAGTACCAATATAATAAATATAACGGGTATGACAACAACTAGCATTAAATTAGGATGGTACTGATAAAGTAGGGCAACTAGCCCAAGATATATCACAGCAAGTGCTACTAAAAAGAAAAAACCTGTCCATAGACTTGTCGGCCTAAAATAATTCCAATATAAGAAAAAAATCAAAACAATAACTAAACCAATTAAAAATACCATCAATAAATTCATCCTAAAACCCCCATCAACATGTTAACATTCTCCTAAAGTTAAAGTTTATAAATCATATCACACGTCAGATTTAAAAATTCTTGATCGTGACTAATGACTATGATTGTTAAATTATTTGTTTGTATCCATTTTAACATATTACTAACTTCTAACATATTTTTATAGTCCAGTCCACTCGTTGGTTCGTCTAGAAATAACCATTTTTTACCCGATAATATCGCACTAGCAATGACAACGCGTTGTTTTTCTCCACCTGAGAGTGTTTGT contains:
- a CDS encoding YdcF family protein, which translates into the protein MNLLMVFLIGLVIVLIFFLYWNYFRPTSLWTGFFFLVALAVIYLGLVALLYQYHPNLMLVVVIPVIFIILVLSIFGVTASVIGLFWNEKVLISREGKSFSNLLPFLLGVSVLLVEIITFILSRFPKNPYLSQLTMFISFCFFYVFGVFLLYTVTSFLFNHFPIKREVDYIIILGAGLMGGEKVTPLLAGRVDRGIALYNKQVEQLNHHPVIVLSGGQGKDEKISEAKAMENYIKDKGYKVETLYLEEKSKNTDENIKFSEHVIAQRDSITDFRQKEIILATSNYHLLRAGKLAFHQGIPVRGVGSKTRLYYLPTAFIREYIGYLVLTRKKHYVILGAITIIFIAQLLFTVLT